A stretch of DNA from Methylobacterium sp. CB376:
GTCGGCCCGATCCGCAGGCTCGGCGAGTCGTAGAGCGCGAAGCTGATCCCGTCGTCCGGGGCCGAGAAGCGCTTCGGCTCGCCGAGCCGGCGAATGCTGCCGGACGGATAGACGATCCCCGTATAGTCCTTGCTGCCGGGATATTGCGGCATGGCCTGGACGTTGGCGGAGAGCGTGACGACCCACATCGGGGGCGGCGCCTCGACGAAGGCCGGCACCGGGCGGGGCGTCAGGTCGGCGGCGAGCGCGGCCGCCGGCAGGAATGCCCCCGCGGCCGCGACGAAGCGAGCGAGGCGCGGGAGGGGGAGGCCCGCCATCAGCTGTTCGATCAGATCCATGGCCAGGATCTTAGGCCGCGGCGCGTCGATGACCTACCAACCGGACCGTGAAGCGTGGCGATTAGCCGGCCCTGTGTCACCGCGGCAACGCACGAGAAACAACGGAAAGTCAGCCGCGACGAGGCGGCAGATCGCGAAGTTTTCTTCATGCCCGTGACAAATTGGGCGCGCCCGGCGGCAATATCGGAGCAGCAGGGCCCGAGATGGCGCCGTCGCCTGCCCCAGGGGCGGCCGGCGATGCGCGGCCCGGGCCGGGTGGCGCGGGCCGCGCGCTCATGCGGGATCCGGTTGATCAAAGCGGATCCCGGATCCCAAGCCCGCGCGGCGCCTGAGCGAAGCCGCCATCCGCATGGCCGAAATCGGAGATGGCGAAGCCATCAACCGGATGGCGGTTCAGAAGTAGGACTTGAGCGTGCCGCGGCGGCGCACGTCCAGCGTCGCGCAGTGGAAGGAGCCGCCGAACGGCCCGTAGGACAGGAAGGGCGCCGGGATCGGGTCGAAGCCCCAGCCCTTCAGCGCCTTGATCAGGGTCGGCTGGCTCGCGTCGACGACGACTTTCTTCTCGTCGAGCATCAGCACGTTGATCGAGGTCCAGGGCGAGCACATCGAGATCCTGCTCATGAAGCCCTCGACCGGGTCGGGCCGGGGGGCGATCAGCACGTCCCAGGACTTCAGGACCTTCGGCAGGCGCTCGACGTCGACGTAGTCGGGGTTGACCAGCACCTTGCCGGGGGCGAGCGGCATGAAGGAGGAATCGATGTGCATCGGCTGCGGGCAGCGGCTCTCGATCTCGTGGATGCGGAAGCCCGGCCCGAGGTGGCGGCGCAGCCACTCGATGCCCATCAGGTTGGTCACGTTCGAGCGGGTGACGAAGAGGTCGCGCCCGCAGCGCACGAAGTCGGCCGCGTCGAAGACCGGCTCGAACTCGTTGACCGTGTAGCGCATCGGCTCGCCGGCCTTCAGGTTCGGCACCCGGTAATCGTAATTGTAGAGCTCGTCGGTGAGCTGGGGCCGCGGCGCCGAGGTCCAGCGGGCGCCGGCCCGGAAGTACTCCTTGAACAGCGAGCGGTAGGCGTCGCCCTCGAAGTAGCGCGAGCGCCAGCACATCGGCGACTCGATGATCTCGTCGCCGATCACCAGGTAGGGGTCGCGCGGGCAGGCGACGCAGAAGCCGCGCGAGGTCCAGCGCGGGGCCCTGAACTTCTTCGAGAAGTCGACCGCGTCGGGACGGCGCACCCTGACGCCCTCGCCCGCCAGGATGCGGATGAAGTTGTCGAGCTCGGCCTGCGCGAGCTTCTTCATGAATTTCGGGTATTTCCAGCCCGAGGCGAGCCGGTAGAAGGGCTGGGCGGCCCGCGGCAGGTTGAAGATCACCGTGAGGTGGTGGGTCGGGATCGTCGCCCCGTCGAGGCTGCCGACGATCACCTCCTCGAGCGGGTCCCACTCGTTCCAGGCCATGACGGGCGATTGGGGCGCGGGCACCCGGTGGCTGCCCGCCTGCGGCCCCTCATGGCCGCTCGCCTGCGGCCCCTCATGGCCGCTCGCCCCCGTGTCGAGGAGATCCCGGCCAGCGGCGGCGTCGAGCAGGTTCTGCCCGCTGTCGATGGTCGTCTCCCGGTCCATGTCGTCTCCTTCTCGGCCGTTGCAAATCGGCCTCATCGGGGCGCTTCCGCATCCGGCGCGAACCGCGCCCCGACCGGAAAAGCGCCCTGCGCCATAATCTTGCGGGCATTTCCGGTCATGCGCCCTGGAGGCTGGCGCGGCGCGTTTACCCGGCACTGTGTCCGGCCGGTGATAGACAGGCGGTGGCGGAGCTGCAACGTCACCCGGGACACGCTGATGATTTGCGCCGCATCCGTTGCACGAATGGCGCGCATTCCGGGGCCGGCCAGCGGCCGCGGCAACTGAAAGAGGACCATGAGGCGTCTCACCACCCTGGCCCTGGCGGCAGGCCTGTGCACCGCCATCGGCCTGTTCGTGTCCTCGGGGCCCGAGGCCGTCATGGAGGCGGCCTGGACGGCCGGGTGGGGCGCCGCCCTGGTGGTCCTCGCCCGCGTGGTCGCGGTCGCCTGGGCGGGGCTCGGTTGGTGGGCGGTCTTCCCCGCCGCGTCCCGGCCCGCCCTGCGGGTCTGCGTCGCCATCCGGTTCGTGCGCGAGGGCATCAACACGCTGCTGCCGGTGGCGCAGGTCGGCGGCGACCTGATCGGGGCGCGGCTCCTGACCCTGCAGCGGGTGCCGGGGGGGCTGGCGGGCGCGAGCATGTTCGTCGACCTGATGCTCCAGGCGCTGACGCAGTTCCTGTTCACGGTGATCGGGCTCGGCCTGCTCGTGGCGCTCGGCGGCGAGGGGCCGATCGTGCACTACGTCACGGTCGGGCTCCTGATCGCGGCGCCGGCCCTCGGCGCCTTCTACCTCGTGCAGCGGCGCCACGGGCACCGGCTGCTCCAGGCCGCCCTGCGCCGCTTCGCGAGCGGGCGCGAGTGGCGGGCGCTCGGCGCCGTCGACGTGCTCTACGACTGCCTGCGCGGGCTCTACGGGGCGCCGCGCCGGATCGCCACGGCGAGCGGCCTGCACCTCGTCGGCTGGGTGATCGGCGCGCTCGAAGTCTGGGTGGTGCTGCACTTCATGGGCTACGGCGCCCCGTTCCTGGAGGCGCTGGTGATCGAGAGCCTCGCCCAGGCCGTGCGCGGCGCCGCCTTCGCGGTGCCCGGCGCCCTCGGTGCCCAGGAGGGCGGCCTGATCGCCCTCTGCGCGGTGTTCGGCATCCCGGCCGAGTCGGCCCTCGCCCTGTCCCTGGTCAAGCGGGTCGCGGATCTGGCGGTCGGCGTGCCGAGTCTCGGCCTCTGGCATGCCCTGGAGAGCCGCGCCCGTGGCGAGACGACCGGGCTCGGGTCGTCCCTGCGCTCGCTGTTCGGGTCGGCGCCGATCGCGCCGCCCCTCGATCCCGCCTACGGCTACGCGCCGGCGGCGGCCGACGCCAAAAGGGGAGAGTGACGCTCGTGCGGAATCGACGGGAGTTCCTGCGGGCCGGCCTGTCGGCCGGTGCCGGCCTCGCGGCCGGGGCAGCCCTGGAGTGCTGGGTCGGGGTGGGGGCGCTCGTCGCGCCCGGGCCGGCCCGGGCGGCCGACGATCCGGCGGTCGCGACGGTGCAGCGGATGATCGCGGCCTTCACCGAGGCGCTCAAGCAGCCGGACGTGCGCGGGCGCGTCGCGGTGCTGACCGGGCCGGTGGCCGAGTCCTTCGACCTGCCCGCCATGCTGCGCCTCGCGATCGGCAGCCGCTGGAAGGACGTGCCGGCCGACAAGCAGGCCGCGCTGATCGAGGCCTTCGGGCCCTACCTCACCGCCACCTACGCGACCCGCCTGTCGGCGGCGGCCGGCGGCCGCTTCGACGTGCAGCCCGCGAGCGAGGCGCGCGGCAGCGGGCGCATCGTGCGCAGCACCGCCACCGACGCGAGCGGCGATTCCTCCCCGGTCGACTACATCACGACCAACGACGGCAAGATCACCGACGTCTACCTGCAGGGCACGATCAGCGAGGCGGGCACCCTGCGGACCACCTTCGCCGAGCCGCTGAAGAGCGGCGGTCCGGACGCGCTGCTCGACTTCCTGCGCCAGACCACCGCCACGATGCTCGCCGCCGCGCCTCCCGCCCAGAAGCCCTGACCTCGCGGGGGCCGCCCCCGACCCGCCGCCCCGTGGCGGCCGCCAGCGTCCTCGGAACCCCTCATGGACTCCACCTGGATCTCCACCCTGCTCCTCACCCTGGCGGCGGCGGGCTGCGCCTACGCCCTCGCGGCGGCGTGGCTCGCTGGCCGCGCGGCGGGGCGCCCGACGCCGACGCTCCCGGCCGGCGCGGCCCGGCCCTCGGTCACGCTGATGAAGCCGCTCTGCGGGGACGAGCCGAACCTCTACGAGAACCTGACCAGCTTCTGCCGCCAGGATTACGCCGGCCCGGTCCAGATCATCTTCGGCGTGCAGAGCGCCGCCGACCCGGCCCTGGCGATGGTCGCCCGGCTCAAGGCCGAGCACCCGGACCTGCGCATCGACCTCGCGCTCGACGCCCGCCAGCACGGTTCGAACCGCAAGGTGTCGAACCTGATCAACATGGCCGGGCTGATCGCCCACGAGGTCGTGGTGCTGGCCGACAGCGACATGGTGGTGCGCCCGGACTACCTGGAGCGCATCGTCGCGGAGCTCGGCCGGCCGGGCGTGGCGGCGGTGACCTGCCTGTATCACGGCGTGCCGGCCGAGCGGAGCGTCTGGGCGCAGCTCTCGACGCTGGCCATCGACACGCAGTTCCTGCCGAACGTGCTCGTCGGCACCGGCCTCTCCCTGGCCGAGCCCTGCTTCGGCTCCACCATCGCGTTCCGGGCCGAGGCGCTCGCGGCGATCGGCGGCTTCGAGCGGGTGAAGGACGACCTCGCCGACGATTACGCGCTCGGCGCGGCCCTGCGCGGGGCCGGGGGCGGGATCGTCGCCATCCCGAACTTCACCATCGGGCATACCTGCGTCGACACCTCGCTCTCGGACCTGTGGCGCCACGAGACGCGCTGGAACCGGACCATCCGCAACGTCGACCCGGCCGGCTACGCGGGCAGCCTCGTCACCCACGCCTTCCCGCTCGCCCTGATCGGCGCGCTGATGCCCAACACCAGCCCGCAGGGCCTCGCCATCGCCGCCCTGGCGCTCACCTGCCGCATCGTCCTGTGCCTGCGGCTGGAGCGGGCCTTCGGCCTCGACCCGCATCCCTACTGGCTGCTGCCGATCCGCGACCTGGTCTCGTTCGCCGGCTTCGTGTGGTGCTTCGCCTCCGGCGCCGTGACTTGGAAAGGTCACGATTATCGCGTTGTGGCTGACGGCACGCTCATCCCCGAGCCGGGCCTCGCGCAGGAGACCGGCGCCCCCACGACCTGACGGCCGCCCCGGCGGCCTCACCTCATCGCGAGAATTCCCCGATGCGCACCCTCTTCCTCCAGGCCCCCACCTTCGACGGCTTCGACGGCGGCGCCGGCTCCCGCTACCAGGCCAAGCGCGAGATCAAGTCGTTCTGGTACCCGACCTGGCTCGCCCAGCCGGCGGCGCTCGTCGAGAATTCCAAGCTGATCGACGCGCCCCCGCACAACCTGAAGCTCGGCGACGTGGCCGCCCAGGCGAAGGATTTCGACCTCGTCGTGCTCCACACCTCGGTCCCGTCCTTCAAGCAGGACGTGGCGACGGTCGAGGCGCTGAAGGCCGTGAACCCGAACCTGAAGGCCGGCCTGATCGGCGCCAAAGTGGCGGTGGACGCGCAGGGCTCGCTGGAGAAGGCGCCGGCGATCGACTTCGTGGCCCGCAACGAGTTCGACTTCACCTGCAAGGAGGTCGCCGACGGCCGCGACCTCGCGCAGATCAAGGGCCTGTCCTACCGCAACGCCTCCGGCGTCATCGTGCACAACGAGGACCGGCCGGTGATGATGGACATGGATCAGCTGCCCTTCGTCACCAGCGTCTACAAGCGCGACCTGGTGATGGAGAACTACTTCATCGGCTACCTGAAGCACCCCTACATCTCGTTCTATTCCGGCCGGGGCTGCAAGTCGCGCTGCACCTTCTGCCTCTGGCCGCAGACGGTGGGCGGGCACACCTACCGGACGCGCTCGGTCGGGCACGTGATCGAGGAGATCAAGTACTGCCTGAAGGCGTTCCCGCAGACGAAGGAGTTCTTCTTCGACGACGACACCTTCACGGACAACCTGCCGCGCGCCCAGGAGATCGCCCGCGAGCTCGGCAAGCTCGGCGTGACCTGGTCCTGCAACGCCAAGGCGAACGTGCCGCGCGAGACCCTGAAGGTGCTGCGGGACAACGGCCTGCGCCTGCTGCTGGTCGGCTACGAGTCCGGCAACCAGCAGATCCTGCACAACATCAAGAAGGGCATGCGGGTCGAGGTGGCGGAGAAGTTCACCAAGGATTGCCACGACCTCGGCATCGCCATCCACGGCACCTTCATCCTCGGGCTGCCGGGCGAGTCCAAGGAGACGATCCAGGAGACGATCAAGTTCGCCACCCGGATCAACCCGCACACCATCCAGGTCTCCCTCGCGGCGCCGTATCCGGGCACCTTCCTGTACAAGCAGGCGGTCGAGAACGGCTGGCTCGACGAGGCCAATGCCGAGCTCGTCGACGAGAACGGGGTGCAGATCGCGCCGCTGCACTATCCCCACCTGTCGCACACCGAGATCTTCAACTCGGTGGAGGAGTTCTACAAGAAGTTCTACTTCCGGGCGCCGAAGATCGCCTCGATCGTCGGCGAGATGGTGCGCTCGCCCGAGATGATGAAGCGCCGCCTGCGCGAGGGCGTCGAGTTCTGGCACTTCCTGAAGGAGCGTCAGGCGGGCGGCAGCGCCAAGGCGGCGTGAGCCCCCGGTCCCGGGACGGGCGCCGGCAGGTCAGGCGCCTCGTCGTCACCTCCGACGATTTCGGTCTGTCGCCCGAGGTGAACGAGGCGGTCGAGCGGGCGCACCGCGAAGGCATCCTCTCGGCCGCGAGCCTGATGGTGGCGGCCCCCGCCGCCGCGGACGCGGTCGCCCGCGCGCGGCGGCTGCCCTCGCTGCGCGTCGGCCTGCACCTCGTGATGGTCGAGGCCTGGCCGTGCCTGCCGGCGGCGGAACTGCCCGACCTCGTCGACGGGCAGGGCCTGCTGCGGCGGGACATGGGCGGGCTCGGCCTCGACCTCGCGGCCAAGCCCCGCGCCCGCCGCCAGCTCGCCGCCGAGATCCGGGCCCAGTTCGAGGCCTACCGGGCCACCGGGCTGCCCCTCGACCACGTCAACGCGCACAAGCACTTCCACGTCCACCCGGTGATCGCCGGCCTGGTGCTGCGGATCGGGCGCCCGCACGGCATGCGGGCCCTGCGCGTGCCGCGCGAGGACCGGGCCGTGCTGCGCCGGGCGGAGCCGGGCGCGGCCCCGGGCCTCGCCCTCGACACGGCGCCCTGGGCGGCCCTGCTCGGCCGGCGCGCCCGCCGGGCCGGGCTCCTGGTGCCGGACGGCGTGCTCGGCCTCGCCTGGTCGGGGCGGATGAGTCCGCCCCGGGTCGCGGCGCTGCTGCGGCACCTGCCGGCGGGGCTGACCGAGCTCTACACCCATCCGGCGACGCGGGGCGGCTTCCCGGGCGAGGCGCCGGGCTATGCCTACGCGGAGGAACTCGCGGCCCTCACGGCCCCGGAGAGCCGGGCGGCGCTCAGGGAATCGGGCGCAGTCCTGGGCGGGTTCGGGGATTTCCTCGCCTGATCCGGGATCCGCCTGATCAAAGCGGATCCCGCATCACACCGCCCGGCGCGCCACCACGCCCTCGGGCTCCCGCACCGGCTCCGGGGCCCGGGCGGGCGCGTCCTTCCCCTTCGCCTTCGGCGGCGGGCCGAGGAAGGCCGGCACGATGAAGAAGGCCGCCACCAGCGTGAAGAACAGCGAGAGCGCGAGCAGCTTGCCCATGCTCGCGGTGCCCGGATGGCTCGACAGGACCAGCGAGCCGAACGCCGTCCCGGTCGTCAGCGCCGAGAAGAAGATCGCCCGGGTCAGGCTCGAGGCCAGCATGTCGGCCACGCCCGCCCGCCACGCGATCACGTAGTAGATGTGGAAGGCCACGCCCACGGCCAGCATCAGCGGCATCGCGATAATGTTGGCGAAGTTGAGCGGCATCCCGATCAGGTAGAGCGCCTCCAGCGTCCACAGGGTCGCGAGCACCAGCGGGCCGAGCGCCATCGCCACGTCCCACGGGCGGCGCAGCGCGACCGATAGGATCACGAAGATCGACAGCAGGGCGAGGGCGCCCGCCTCGATGAAGGCGCCCAGGATCGTGCTGCTCGACCGCGTCGTGGCGATCGGCGCGCCGGTCGCGTGCGGCGCCACGCTCAGCACCTCCTTGGAGAAGCGGCGCAGCACCGTATTGTCGTTCGAGTTGCCCTTGGGCTGCACCTCCAGCCGGGCGCGCCCGTCCTTGGCGATCCATTCCGAGCGGATCTGCTCGGGCAGGCTCTCCAGGGTGATCTTCTCCGGCGAGAGCAGGCCGCGCAGGCGCGCGAGAAGGCCCTTGAGGTCCGGCACGGTCGCGGCCGCGGCCGCCTCCCGCACCTGCGGGGAGGCCTCGGCGAGGCGGTCGAGCGTGTCCGTGAAGGCGAGCACCTCCTTCTCGGGCGCGCTCTCGCCCTTGCCGGCGATGCCGCGCAGGGCGCCCGAAGCGGATTTGAGCGCCTGGACCACGTCCCGGTCGCTCGGCGGCGGCGCCACGCGGGGCGGGTTCAGCACCGGGCCGAGCACGCTCGCCGCGTCCTCGATGGTCGCGAGCTTCTGGTCCTGGTCCAGGGGCACGAAGGTGTCGATGTCGATCACGTTCGCGACGATCGGCAGCGCCCGCAGGCGCTCGGCCATCGGCCGCACCGCGTCGCGGTTCGGCACCAGCACGTCGATCGTGTTGGGGCTCGTGGCCGGGTCCTTGGCGAGGTCGAGATAGGTCGCGACCGATTCCACCTTCGGGCTGCGCAGGTGCATCGGGTTCGAGTCGAACGGCAGGTAGTAGAGGAGCGGCAGGCCCGCCACGGTCACGAGCCCGGTCAGCACCAGCACGAGCTTGCGGTTCTGGATGATCCAGTGGTCGACCTTGGCCAGCGAGGCGGTGCCGACCTCCTCCTTCTCGCCCCGCGGCTTGAACACCGCGATCAGGGCGGGCAGCAGCGTCAGCGCGAACAGGTAGGCCACGATCATGCCGACGCCGGCGATGAGGCCGAGTTCGGACACGCCGCGGAACTCCGTCGGCAGGAAGGAGAAGAAGCCCGCCAGCAGCGACACCGCGGCGAGCGTCAGGGACCAGCCGACCCCGTGGGCGGCCGAGCGGATCGCCTTGGCCAGGTCGGGCTGCACGAAGCGGTCGGCCCGGTAGCGCACCGCGAACTGGATGCCGAAATCGATGCCGAGCCCGACGAACAGGGCCGCGAAGGCGACCGAGATCGGGTTGAGTTCGCCGACCATCAGCAGGCCGAGCGCCGCCGTGACGATGAGGCCCGCGAAGGTCGTGATGATCACCGCGACCACGAGGCTCGGCGAGCGCAGCGCCAGCCACAGGAACAGGACGATGGCGCCCACCGTCACCGAGTTGTTGAGGAGGGCGTCGTCCGAGAGGGTGGCGAACTCGTCGTCCGCCACCGCGACCTGGCCGGTCAGGCGCACCGTCACGCCGTCCTGCGGCGTGAGGTGGAGGTCGCGGGCGGTCTTGCGGATCAGCGCGCTGGCGTCGGCGCCCGGCTGCAATTCGTCGAAGTCCAGGCGCGGCTGGGTGATCACGAAGCGGCGCAGATCCCCCGTCTCGGCCTTGCCGCCCGAGAGCAGGAGCTGCCAGGACAGGCGGGCCGGCTCGCCCCTCAGCGCCTTCTCGAACGTGTCGCGCAGCTGGCCGAGCGGGCTCGTCAGGTCCTCGATCTTGGCCTGGCCGCCCTTCACGCCCTGCGCGCCCAGGCCCATCGCCTGCAGGATGCCGCGCAGCGACGGGTCCGCCGCGAGCGGCCCGAGCAGCCCCTGCTGCTGCACCAGCCGCTCGGTGGTCTGCTCCAGCTCCTTCTGCGGCATCAGCAGGAAGCCGTTCTTGTCGAAGAAGGGACCGCCGTCGGGCCGGTAGACCACCGGCAGGCGGCTCCTGTGCTGCGACAGGGCCTCGGCGAGGCGCGTCGCCGCCTCGTCCGCCTGCTCGGGGGTGCGCGCGTCGATCACCGCCACCAGCAGGTTGCTGCGCTGGGGGAAGGCCTTCTCGAACTGGATCTCGTCCTGACGCCAGCCCACGTCGGGCGCGATCAGGCGCTCGACGTCGGTGTTGATGCGGAAGCGGTGCGCCGCCGTCAGCGCGCTCGCCGCCGTCAGGGCGAGGCAGGCGAGCAGCACCAGCCAGCGATGGCGGACGGAGAGCGCGACGAGCCGTTCGATCACGTGGTCTAGCCTAACCTTGTGCGGGGCCGGGAGCGCGCTCCCGCCCGGATCCGTCGGTGCCGCGACCCCACGCTTGCGCACGCCGCGCGTCGGGGCGGGCACGGTGCCGGGGGCCCTCGTCCGGCAAGCCGGAGCGCCCCGCATCGTTCCCGGGCGTTGGCGCGCTAAGTAGTGGCCCCGAGAGGCGATTGCAACGCGCGGGGCTCCGGACGGGTGCGCGTCCCCGGCGCGGCGCGCCCGCCCGGACCCCGCGAGGACGCGCTCCCGCGGCCCGTCCCGAGGCGCCGCGTCCCTCGCCCGGGAGGGCCGCACCCCGTCTCGAACGGGCCGGCGCGCGGGAGCGAATCGTCCGGACGGGGCAGCGAATCCCGGAACGGGCACCGAATCGCCCGGGCGCCCGGTTGCGCCGCCGCGCGGCGCCCGGCCGCCGCCCGGGCCGTGGCTTGCTGCGCTGCAGCGTCGCATCAAGGTTGCGCCCGCGGCATTGGTCGACGCGCGAGGGCGGGTTAGCGTCGCCGGACCGTTGGGTTTGGGCAACGGTTAGAGCCATTCGAACCTAGGTTGCTGGAATTCCGCCGTTTTTCGCGCTAAGGACCCTCGGTTCATCCCCCTGCAAGCGAGACAAGGAGCCTCGATCTTGGGCATCCCTCTTCGGTACGTCGCAAAGATCGGCGGCTACATCCTCAAGCAGCACCTCACGGGCCGCAAGCGCTACCCGCTCGTGATGATGATGGAGCCGCTGTTCCGCTGCAATCTGGCCTGCGCCGGCTGCGGGAAGATCGATTATCCGGACGAGATTCTCAACAAGCGTCTGCCGGTCGACGAGGCCCTGGAATCGGTCCGCGAGTGCGGCGCGCCGGTCGTCGTCATCGCGGGCGGCGAGCCTCTGCTGCACAAGGACCTGCCCCAGATCGTCGAGGGCATCATCCAGCAGAAGAAATTCGCGATCGTCTGCACGAACGCTTTGCTGCTCGAGAAGAAGATCTCGCAGTACAAGCCGAGCCCGTACTTCACTTGGTCGATCCATCTCGATGGCGACAAGGAGATGCACGACAAGTCGGTGTGCCAGCGCGGCGTCTATGACAAGGCGGTGGCGGCGATCAAGAAGGCCAAGGATCTGGGCTTCCGCGTCACGATCAACTGCACCTTCTTCAACAACTCCGCGCCGGAGCGGATCGCCGACTTCTTCGACAGCGTGACCCGGATGGGCATCGACGGCATCACCGTCTCGCCCGGCTACGCCTACGAGCGCGCGCCCGACCAGCAGCACTTCCTGAACCGGAAGGCCACCAAGGAGCTGTTCCGCGGCGTGTTCCGCCTCGGCAAGCAGAAGGGCCGCGAGAAGTGGACCTTCCAGCAATCGGGCCTGTTCCTTGACTTCCTGGCGGGCAACCAGTCCTACCATTGCACGCCCTGGGGCAACCCGACCCGGACCGTGTTCGGCTGGCAGAAGCCCTGCTACCTGCTGGGCGAGGGCTACGCCAAGACCTTCAAGGAGCTGATGGAGACGACCGACTGGGACGCCTACGGCACCGGCAACTACGAGAAGTGCGCCGACTGCATGGTGCATTCCGGCTACGAGGCGTCCTCGGTGGTCGATTCGGTGCGCAAGCCCTGGAAGCCGCTCGTCTTCGCGCTGCGCGGCATCCGGACCGAGGGCGAGATGGCCTCGGAGATCTCCCTGGAGAACCAGCGCCCGGCGGAGTTCGTCTTCTCACGCAACGTCGCGCAGAAGCTCTCCGAGATCCGGAACGCCGAGGCCGACGCCAAGAAGCGCGCGACAGCGGCCTAGGGAGGCGAAGGCCGCCGAGGAATCGCGGGCGAGGCGCACGAGCCCGCCCACCCTGGCGGAGCGGCGCGCCAGCGCCGACAGGACGGCGAGCAGGTCGGGCTCGCCGTTCGGCTTGAGGGCCTTGGCGATCGCGGCGGGGAGCGCCCGGTCGGCGGGGTCGCAGATCACCCGCACGGCGCAGAAGGGCAGCCCGTGCGCCTGCGCGAAGGACGCCGCCACGTGCGACTCCATGTCGACGGCGGCCGCGCCCGTCTGCACGTGCAGCACCGCCTTGGCGTGGGGCGAGAGCACGGCGAAGTCCTCCCCGGCGAGGTCGGCCCGCCGGACCCGGAACGGCGCGTCCGCGAGGCGCGCGGCCAGCGCCCGCACCACGTCCGGATGGGCGCCGTGGCGCCGGCCGGCCGCGACCACGCCGGTGGCCACCACCACGTCGCCGGGCGCCAGGGCCGGATCGAGCCCGCCCGCGATGCCGATGCTCATCACCGCGCGGCAGCCGGGCCGCACCCGCTCGCGCAGGACGGCCCGCAGGCGCTCGGGATTGCCGCCCGCGCCCACCGTGGCGACGCCCGGCCCCGCGGCGAGGCGCGCCTCGCGGGCGAGGCCGGTCACGGCCAGCACGGGATGGGGTCCGGTGAGACTGTCCTCGACGACGATCATGCGGATGGGCGCCCCGTGTGAGCGGAAGGGACCGGCGGGATCCCGCCGCGGTGCATCCTTCATACCAGCGGGCTCGG
This window harbors:
- the hpnJ gene encoding hopanoid biosynthesis associated radical SAM protein HpnJ — encoded protein: MRTLFLQAPTFDGFDGGAGSRYQAKREIKSFWYPTWLAQPAALVENSKLIDAPPHNLKLGDVAAQAKDFDLVVLHTSVPSFKQDVATVEALKAVNPNLKAGLIGAKVAVDAQGSLEKAPAIDFVARNEFDFTCKEVADGRDLAQIKGLSYRNASGVIVHNEDRPVMMDMDQLPFVTSVYKRDLVMENYFIGYLKHPYISFYSGRGCKSRCTFCLWPQTVGGHTYRTRSVGHVIEEIKYCLKAFPQTKEFFFDDDTFTDNLPRAQEIARELGKLGVTWSCNAKANVPRETLKVLRDNGLRLLLVGYESGNQQILHNIKKGMRVEVAEKFTKDCHDLGIAIHGTFILGLPGESKETIQETIKFATRINPHTIQVSLAAPYPGTFLYKQAVENGWLDEANAELVDENGVQIAPLHYPHLSHTEIFNSVEEFYKKFYFRAPKIASIVGEMVRSPEMMKRRLREGVEFWHFLKERQAGGSAKAA
- a CDS encoding amidinotransferase — translated: MDRETTIDSGQNLLDAAAGRDLLDTGASGHEGPQASGHEGPQAGSHRVPAPQSPVMAWNEWDPLEEVIVGSLDGATIPTHHLTVIFNLPRAAQPFYRLASGWKYPKFMKKLAQAELDNFIRILAGEGVRVRRPDAVDFSKKFRAPRWTSRGFCVACPRDPYLVIGDEIIESPMCWRSRYFEGDAYRSLFKEYFRAGARWTSAPRPQLTDELYNYDYRVPNLKAGEPMRYTVNEFEPVFDAADFVRCGRDLFVTRSNVTNLMGIEWLRRHLGPGFRIHEIESRCPQPMHIDSSFMPLAPGKVLVNPDYVDVERLPKVLKSWDVLIAPRPDPVEGFMSRISMCSPWTSINVLMLDEKKVVVDASQPTLIKALKGWGFDPIPAPFLSYGPFGGSFHCATLDVRRRGTLKSYF
- the hpnK gene encoding hopanoid biosynthesis-associated protein HpnK, which gives rise to MSPRSRDGRRQVRRLVVTSDDFGLSPEVNEAVERAHREGILSAASLMVAAPAAADAVARARRLPSLRVGLHLVMVEAWPCLPAAELPDLVDGQGLLRRDMGGLGLDLAAKPRARRQLAAEIRAQFEAYRATGLPLDHVNAHKHFHVHPVIAGLVLRIGRPHGMRALRVPREDRAVLRRAEPGAAPGLALDTAPWAALLGRRARRAGLLVPDGVLGLAWSGRMSPPRVAALLRHLPAGLTELYTHPATRGGFPGEAPGYAYAEELAALTAPESRAALRESGAVLGGFGDFLA
- a CDS encoding Tgt2/MlaC family protein — translated: MRNRREFLRAGLSAGAGLAAGAALECWVGVGALVAPGPARAADDPAVATVQRMIAAFTEALKQPDVRGRVAVLTGPVAESFDLPAMLRLAIGSRWKDVPADKQAALIEAFGPYLTATYATRLSAAAGGRFDVQPASEARGSGRIVRSTATDASGDSSPVDYITTNDGKITDVYLQGTISEAGTLRTTFAEPLKSGGPDALLDFLRQTTATMLAAAPPAQKP
- the hpnI gene encoding bacteriohopanetetrol glucosamine biosynthesis glycosyltransferase HpnI, coding for MDSTWISTLLLTLAAAGCAYALAAAWLAGRAAGRPTPTLPAGAARPSVTLMKPLCGDEPNLYENLTSFCRQDYAGPVQIIFGVQSAADPALAMVARLKAEHPDLRIDLALDARQHGSNRKVSNLINMAGLIAHEVVVLADSDMVVRPDYLERIVAELGRPGVAAVTCLYHGVPAERSVWAQLSTLAIDTQFLPNVLVGTGLSLAEPCFGSTIAFRAEALAAIGGFERVKDDLADDYALGAALRGAGGGIVAIPNFTIGHTCVDTSLSDLWRHETRWNRTIRNVDPAGYAGSLVTHAFPLALIGALMPNTSPQGLAIAALALTCRIVLCLRLERAFGLDPHPYWLLPIRDLVSFAGFVWCFASGAVTWKGHDYRVVADGTLIPEPGLAQETGAPTT
- a CDS encoding flippase-like domain-containing protein, which gives rise to MRRLTTLALAAGLCTAIGLFVSSGPEAVMEAAWTAGWGAALVVLARVVAVAWAGLGWWAVFPAASRPALRVCVAIRFVREGINTLLPVAQVGGDLIGARLLTLQRVPGGLAGASMFVDLMLQALTQFLFTVIGLGLLVALGGEGPIVHYVTVGLLIAAPALGAFYLVQRRHGHRLLQAALRRFASGREWRALGAVDVLYDCLRGLYGAPRRIATASGLHLVGWVIGALEVWVVLHFMGYGAPFLEALVIESLAQAVRGAAFAVPGALGAQEGGLIALCAVFGIPAESALALSLVKRVADLAVGVPSLGLWHALESRARGETTGLGSSLRSLFGSAPIAPPLDPAYGYAPAAADAKRGE